One genomic window of Methyloceanibacter sp. wino2 includes the following:
- the nrdR gene encoding transcriptional regulator NrdR: MRCPYCGSPNTQVKDSRPSEDHTTIRRRRVCADCGGRFTTFERVQLRELTVIKRSGRRIPFDRDKLMRSVQIALRKRPVDPERTERMVSGIVRRLENMGESDIHSETIGHLVMEALKGLDDVAYVRFASVYKNFREAKDFEALLGELAGTEGEDGEDDAGSSNALDD, from the coding sequence ATGCGGTGCCCTTATTGCGGCAGCCCCAACACCCAGGTTAAGGACTCGCGCCCAAGCGAGGACCACACGACGATAAGGCGCCGCCGCGTCTGTGCAGACTGCGGCGGCCGCTTTACCACTTTCGAACGCGTACAACTCCGTGAACTGACGGTTATCAAGCGGAGCGGACGCCGCATTCCCTTCGATCGCGACAAGCTGATGCGCTCGGTCCAGATCGCGCTGCGCAAGCGGCCGGTCGATCCCGAACGGACGGAACGGATGGTCAGCGGCATCGTCCGCCGGCTCGAGAACATGGGCGAGAGTGACATCCATTCGGAGACCATCGGTCACTTGGTGATGGAGGCGCTGAAGGGCCTCGACGACGTCGCCTATGTCCGCTTCGCCTCGGTCTATAAGAACTTCCGCGAAGCCAAGGATTTCGAAGCGCTGCTCGGGGAACTCGCCGGAACCGAAGGGGAAGACGGCGAGGACGATGCAGGCAGCTCGAACGCTCTCGACGACTGA
- the glyA gene encoding serine hydroxymethyltransferase gives MTASDFFSKHAKDSDPAVWGAIEREGQRQQDEIELIASENIVSQAVLDAVGTLLTNKYAEGYPGRRYYGGCQYVDEVETLAIDRAKQLFDCEFANVQPHSGSQANQSVMLALIKPGDTIMGMSLAAGGHLTHGAPPNESGKWFNAVQYGVTKDTNLIDYDEVESLAKEHQPKLIIAGGSAYPRQIDFKRFREIADAVGAYLHVDMAHFAGLVAAGLHPSPLPYADICTTTTHKTLRGPRSGLVVSNNPDIGKKINSAVFPGLQGGPLMHVIAGKAVAFGEALQPSFKGYIQQVMDNCRALGETLVDGGLALVSGGTDTHLILVDMRPKGLTGKAAEEALGRAFITCNKNGVPFDPEKPMVTSGIRLGSPAGTTRGFGVAEFQQIGGMILEVLDGLVANGEEGNSAVEEKVKKQAIELCGRFPIYKV, from the coding sequence ATGACGGCCAGTGATTTTTTCAGCAAGCATGCAAAGGATTCAGACCCGGCGGTTTGGGGCGCGATCGAGCGCGAGGGGCAGCGCCAGCAAGACGAGATTGAGCTGATCGCGTCGGAGAACATTGTCTCGCAGGCCGTACTGGACGCTGTCGGAACGCTCCTCACGAACAAATACGCCGAAGGCTACCCGGGACGCCGTTACTACGGCGGCTGCCAATACGTGGACGAGGTCGAAACGTTGGCCATCGACCGCGCGAAGCAGCTCTTCGACTGCGAATTCGCCAACGTCCAGCCCCATTCGGGCTCTCAGGCGAACCAATCCGTCATGCTTGCCCTGATCAAGCCGGGCGACACGATCATGGGTATGAGCCTGGCCGCCGGCGGTCACTTGACCCACGGCGCGCCGCCGAACGAGTCCGGCAAGTGGTTTAACGCCGTGCAGTACGGCGTGACCAAAGATACCAACCTCATCGACTATGACGAGGTCGAGAGCCTCGCCAAGGAACACCAGCCGAAGCTGATCATCGCCGGCGGGTCCGCCTATCCGCGGCAGATCGACTTCAAGCGTTTCCGCGAGATCGCCGATGCGGTCGGCGCCTACCTGCATGTCGATATGGCTCACTTTGCCGGTCTCGTCGCGGCCGGTCTGCATCCGAGCCCGCTGCCGTATGCGGACATTTGCACCACCACGACGCATAAGACCCTGCGGGGTCCGCGGTCCGGTCTTGTGGTCTCGAACAATCCCGACATCGGCAAGAAGATCAATTCGGCCGTGTTCCCGGGTCTGCAAGGCGGACCGCTGATGCACGTGATCGCCGGCAAGGCCGTCGCCTTCGGTGAGGCGTTGCAGCCGTCCTTCAAAGGCTACATCCAGCAGGTCATGGACAATTGCCGGGCCTTGGGCGAGACCCTGGTCGACGGCGGTCTGGCGCTGGTTTCCGGCGGTACGGACACGCACCTCATCCTCGTGGACATGCGTCCCAAGGGACTGACGGGCAAGGCCGCCGAGGAAGCCCTCGGCCGCGCTTTCATCACCTGCAACAAGAACGGTGTGCCGTTCGATCCTGAGAAGCCCATGGTCACGTCGGGCATTCGCCTCGGTTCGCCTGCGGGCACGACGCGCGGCTTCGGTGTTGCCGAGTTCCAGCAGATCGGTGGCATGATCCTCGAAGTGCTCGACGGTCTCGTCGCCAATGGCGAGGAAGGCAACAGCGCCGTCGAGGAGAAGGTGAAGAAGCAGGCCATCGAGCTCTGCGGCCGTTTCCCGATCTACAAGGTCTAG
- a CDS encoding murein L,D-transpeptidase: MPKLNVVFKYGSRLTIGGLAVTLLCVSAQPLSAGPFNMFKSRDAQTEAATQGSVGGSGGLFGGLFNGGSRNTQPQGEVTRSELPTGDPEVAMILNPGLGTPTLAKGNIAATRTAIQQYKAIVAQGGWPMVQPVAMKPGRRGTNIQTLQRRLQIGGDLMTTFEPGRYDNATVAAVKRFQYRHGLPATGVVDSKATVAALNVPASTRLAQLEASLKRLQRRAGKTTNRYIQVNVPAAQVEAVRGGRVELRNTAVVGKVEHQTPTLASKVSQVKFNPYWNVPTSIVKADLIPKGRQFASRGQDMLAAYHMEALDRNGQIVDSRTIDWYGNEVYTYRYRQRPWEENSLGYIKIDFPNKDAVYIHDTPLKSLFGKAVRFESHGCVRTHNVDRLAAWVLDNNPSWNLSRIQSLRHTSQQENVPATQTIGVYFTYISAWGTPDGLVHFRPDIYNLDTRGTYASNY, translated from the coding sequence ATGCCCAAATTGAATGTGGTTTTTAAGTACGGGTCACGCCTGACGATCGGTGGACTCGCGGTGACGCTGCTGTGCGTCAGCGCGCAGCCTCTGAGCGCCGGTCCGTTCAACATGTTCAAGTCCCGGGATGCCCAGACCGAAGCGGCAACACAAGGGAGCGTCGGTGGAAGCGGCGGTCTCTTCGGCGGCCTGTTCAATGGCGGCTCGCGCAACACGCAGCCGCAAGGGGAGGTGACGCGCTCCGAATTGCCGACGGGCGATCCGGAAGTCGCCATGATCCTCAATCCCGGCCTCGGCACGCCGACCCTCGCCAAAGGAAACATCGCAGCGACCAGGACGGCCATACAGCAGTACAAGGCGATCGTCGCACAGGGTGGATGGCCGATGGTTCAACCGGTCGCGATGAAACCCGGACGGCGCGGCACTAACATCCAGACGCTGCAGCGCCGGCTTCAGATCGGTGGCGACCTGATGACCACGTTCGAACCGGGCCGCTATGACAACGCGACCGTCGCGGCCGTGAAGCGTTTCCAATACCGCCACGGTCTCCCGGCCACGGGCGTCGTGGACTCGAAGGCCACGGTTGCGGCGCTGAACGTTCCGGCGAGCACGCGCCTGGCGCAGCTGGAGGCGAGCCTGAAGCGCCTCCAACGCCGAGCCGGCAAGACGACGAACCGCTATATTCAGGTGAACGTTCCCGCGGCGCAGGTGGAAGCGGTGCGCGGCGGACGCGTGGAACTGCGGAACACGGCGGTCGTCGGCAAGGTCGAGCACCAGACGCCGACCCTGGCGAGCAAGGTCTCGCAGGTGAAGTTCAATCCCTATTGGAACGTGCCGACGAGCATCGTCAAAGCCGACCTGATCCCGAAGGGACGGCAGTTCGCCAGCCGCGGACAAGACATGCTTGCCGCCTATCACATGGAAGCCCTGGATCGAAACGGTCAGATCGTAGATTCCCGCACGATCGACTGGTACGGCAACGAGGTCTACACCTACCGCTATCGCCAGAGGCCGTGGGAAGAGAACTCGCTGGGCTACATCAAGATCGATTTCCCGAACAAGGACGCGGTCTACATTCACGACACGCCGCTGAAGAGCCTGTTCGGCAAGGCCGTGCGCTTCGAGAGTCACGGCTGTGTTCGCACGCACAACGTCGATCGTCTGGCAGCCTGGGTTCTCGACAACAATCCGTCCTGGAACCTGTCGCGCATCCAATCGCTGCGGCATACGTCACAGCAGGAGAACGTCCCTGCCACGCAAACGATCGGTGTCTACTTCACGTATATCAGCGCGTGGGGCACGCCGGACGGCTTGGTGCATTTCCGGCCGGACATCTACAATCTCGACACGCGCGGAACCTACGCCTCGAACTACTAG
- a CDS encoding rhodanese family protein: MSLPTISPQDAKRLIDQGGTLVDIRNADERARELIPGSKHDALSNLNQLSDTSAPIIYHCHSGARTAQNAARLRAAAPCEAYILEGGLEAWRKAGLPVQVDKSQPLPMQRQVMIGAGSLVLSFVLLGLFVSPVFFAFAGFVGAGLVFAGITGICGMAKVLALMPWNRSAVGA; encoded by the coding sequence ATGAGCCTTCCCACCATTAGCCCCCAGGACGCCAAGCGTTTGATCGACCAAGGCGGCACATTGGTCGACATCCGCAATGCCGACGAGCGCGCCCGCGAACTCATTCCAGGCTCGAAGCACGACGCTCTTTCTAACCTCAACCAACTGTCGGACACGTCGGCGCCCATCATCTATCATTGCCACTCGGGCGCCCGCACAGCGCAGAATGCGGCTCGCCTCCGGGCGGCGGCACCGTGTGAGGCCTACATCCTCGAAGGCGGACTGGAGGCCTGGCGGAAGGCGGGACTGCCGGTGCAAGTCGACAAGAGCCAGCCCCTTCCGATGCAGCGCCAAGTGATGATTGGCGCGGGCAGCCTGGTTCTCTCGTTCGTCCTTCTCGGGCTGTTCGTTTCGCCTGTGTTCTTCGCCTTCGCCGGCTTTGTTGGCGCAGGCCTCGTCTTTGCCGGGATCACCGGGATCTGCGGCATGGCCAAAGTGCTTGCGCTCATGCCTTGGAACCGCAGTGCGGTCGGCGCCTGA
- a CDS encoding helix-turn-helix transcriptional regulator — MTGAPKDFAKFEANAALVASILRALANERRLMILCKLAEWGEASVSTLSEAAGLSQSATSQHLAKMRDEALVDFRRDGQTVWYRIAEPRTELLLGYLQKLYCPND; from the coding sequence ATGACAGGCGCCCCGAAGGATTTCGCCAAATTCGAAGCCAATGCCGCCCTCGTGGCGAGCATCTTGCGCGCACTCGCAAACGAGCGCCGCTTGATGATCCTGTGCAAGCTGGCCGAATGGGGCGAGGCCAGCGTGAGCACCTTGTCGGAGGCGGCGGGTCTGTCCCAATCGGCAACGTCTCAGCATCTCGCCAAGATGCGGGATGAAGCGCTCGTCGATTTTCGCCGGGACGGTCAAACGGTTTGGTACCGCATCGCCGAGCCGCGCACCGAGCTTCTGCTCGGATATCTCCAGAAGCTCTATTGCCCCAACGACTAA
- the ribD gene encoding bifunctional diaminohydroxyphosphoribosylaminopyrimidine deaminase/5-amino-6-(5-phosphoribosylamino)uracil reductase RibD → MTSRDAHYMSQAVRLARRGLGLAWPNPAVGAVVVAPSGEIVGRGWTAPGGRPHAEAIALDRAGHRAEGSTLYVTLEPCNHEGGRGAPCSSVIIAAQVARVVVGIRDPDPRTAGCGIERLKAAGIEVTEGVLAPEAASVTLGHLMRVTEGRPAVTLKLAVGSDGRIPRGDGEPVWTTGPLARAHGHLLRARNDAILVGRGTVEADNPSLTCRLPGMSCRSPVRVVMDRRLRTPPTATLFDDVMVPVWLLCAAGEPQPNADQLHDHGAEIVPVPVNDLGMIDPQDALETLAHRGITRVLIEGGPSIAEAFVAADLVDEAVIYQSPNPVGDGGLIPFGGEGLDRLAENGHFTFIATRTFGPDRMTRWRRIRSCSLELSAA, encoded by the coding sequence ATGACCTCGCGCGACGCGCACTACATGTCCCAGGCTGTCCGGCTCGCAAGACGCGGGCTGGGGCTCGCTTGGCCCAATCCGGCCGTTGGCGCTGTCGTCGTCGCGCCGTCTGGTGAGATTGTCGGGCGGGGGTGGACGGCGCCGGGCGGACGTCCCCACGCCGAAGCGATCGCACTGGACCGGGCAGGGCACCGCGCGGAGGGCAGCACGCTCTACGTCACGCTCGAGCCCTGCAATCATGAAGGCGGACGCGGCGCCCCCTGTTCCAGCGTCATCATTGCGGCACAGGTGGCGCGCGTCGTTGTCGGCATCCGCGATCCCGATCCGCGCACGGCCGGATGCGGCATAGAACGGCTCAAGGCCGCGGGTATCGAGGTCACCGAAGGCGTGTTGGCGCCCGAGGCCGCCTCCGTGACCCTTGGGCATCTGATGCGGGTCACCGAAGGCCGGCCGGCCGTGACGCTGAAACTTGCTGTCGGGTCCGACGGACGCATTCCCCGAGGCGATGGCGAGCCCGTCTGGACCACCGGGCCACTGGCCCGGGCTCATGGCCATCTCCTGCGCGCGAGGAACGACGCCATTCTGGTGGGGCGGGGCACCGTCGAGGCGGACAATCCGTCCCTGACTTGCCGGCTGCCGGGCATGTCATGCCGTTCGCCGGTGCGTGTGGTGATGGACCGGCGGTTGCGTACGCCCCCAACCGCAACGTTGTTTGACGATGTCATGGTGCCGGTTTGGCTGCTGTGCGCTGCGGGCGAACCTCAGCCCAATGCGGATCAGCTGCACGACCATGGCGCGGAGATCGTACCCGTGCCGGTCAACGATCTCGGCATGATCGACCCTCAGGATGCGTTGGAAACACTGGCCCACCGTGGGATCACACGCGTCCTGATTGAAGGGGGACCGTCGATCGCCGAAGCATTTGTGGCCGCCGACCTTGTGGACGAGGCGGTGATCTATCAAAGTCCCAATCCCGTCGGAGACGGCGGACTAATCCCGTTTGGCGGCGAAGGCCTTGATCGCCTTGCTGAAAACGGGCATTTCACATTCATAGCCACGCGCACCTTCGGCCCTGACCGAATGACGCGCTGGCGCAGGATAAGATCATGTTCACTGGAATTGTCAGCGGCCTAG